The genomic interval GAACGATGAAGACATCGAGCATTTCCAAAAAAACTAAAACAAATCTTCTCGCTAATTTCCAAAATTAACTTGATAAATTCTACATCATTTTCATTTAAATCTCTTAATGGCATTAGAGAAATATTTTCATTTAAATAAACATTATGTATTTGTTTAAACCCTTGGTTTTTTAATATCTTATCGATTCCCTTTATTACAAAATAAACTTTCCAATACCAATAAATTTTCCGCAACATCATACAGATGTAATCAGCCCTTTCTCAAGTAAACTTTCTAGAAAGGTATGTAATTGTACTTCTAGTACTTCTTCCTGAACATCATACATTTTCAGCATGTTTTTTTTAACTTTATCTGAACTACCATGTTGTTCAATTAATTTCCAGATATCAACCCCGACCTCATCTAATCCGAAATAAATTCCACTTTCTATATCCAAAACTACTGCTTCACCGTCCGTTTCAGTAAAAACTACATTTTGAGAAGTTTGAAAATTC from Priestia megaterium carries:
- a CDS encoding lasso peptide biosynthesis B2 protein, whose amino-acid sequence is MMLRKIYWYWKVYFVIKGIDKILKNQGFKQIHNVYLNENISLMPLRDLNENDVEFIKLILEISEKICFSFFGNARCLHRSLSGYHVFQQRGIPIDLVVGVSKKPFMSHAWLEFNGQVINDSPEFIENLIRQFDTRRLRRVEEQIV
- a CDS encoding PqqD family protein; this encodes MNFQTSQNVVFTETDGEAVVLDIESGIYFGLDEVGVDIWKLIEQHGSSDKVKKNMLKMYDVQEEVLEVQLHTFLESLLEKGLITSV